One window from the genome of Anopheles merus strain MAF chromosome 3R, AmerM5.1, whole genome shotgun sequence encodes:
- the LOC121597371 gene encoding UDP-glucosyltransferase 2-like has protein sequence MWGYKGTVPVSVMLLVLAAIRMPAPACGARVLAIFPSPARSHQIVYRAFMKGLIERGHELTIMTTDPFAVDHPNVTVIDWSYAYRIVEENLDVVDMKQRNMNFYQIAVELRRTTRLFLEAQLAHPDVQALIHSRDAHFDVVIVEYYQFTPMYAFAELFQAPMIGISSIDSMGMCHEAIGNVMNVVAHPEMNHKFTRDLTFLQRVEAVISNLVIQYHILPTDFAVFDRMIEQNFGSNMTRSWELMRRIDFLMVNAEPTLGYVRPVVPNAIQLGFMHIQPPKALPADLQTYLDRSVHGVVYFSLGTLIRSDSLNQHNLNLFLEVFKSLKYDVLWKHDGDLDLNGTTNIRMERWLPQQDLLAHPKVRVFVMQGGQQSMEEAIDRHVPLVVIPFNFDQFGNADKVTERGIGRSVWMERLTVESLRECILDVASNKRYKRNVARLGRLVRDQPMRPVEKAVWWTEYVIRHGGADHYRYPAAHMSFLVYHYYDVVGAAVLLAIALLAALHYLAGRLFRWFVGAIVSSFDRPHAVGKMLKEKAL, from the exons ATGTGGGGATACAAGGGAACTGTGCCGGTGTCGGTGATGCTGCTCGTGCTGGCCGCTATAAGGATGCCCGCCCCAGCCTGCGGTGCTAGGGTGTTGGCCATCTTTCCGTCGCCAGCCCGCAGCCACCAGATAGTGTACCGTGCGTTCATGAAGGGACTGATCGAGCGGGGCCACGAGCTCACGATCATGACGACGGATCCGTTTGCGGTGGATCATCCGAACGTGACCGTGATCGATTGGAGCTATGCGTACAGGATTGTGGAGGAAAACCTGGACGTGGTCGATATGAAGCAGCGCAATATGAACTTTTACCAGATTGCGGTGGAGCTGCGGCGTACGACGCGACTCTTCCTGGAGGCGCAGCTCGCCCATCCGGACGTGCAGGCGCTCATTCACAGCCGGGACGCACACTTTGACGTGGTGATCGTGGAGTACTACCAGTTCACGCCGATGTACGCGTTCGCCGAGCTGTTCCAGGCGCCGATGATCGGCATCAGCTCGATCGATTCGATGGGCATGTGCCACGAAGCGATCGGCAACGTGATGAACGTGGTCGCCCATCCGGAGATGAACCACAAGTTTACGCGCGACCTGACGTTCCTGCAGCGCGTCGAAGCCGTCATCTCGAACCTGGTGATCCAATACCACATCCTGCCGACCGACTTTGCCGTGTTCGATCGGATGATCGAGCAGAACTTTGGCAGCAACATGACGCGCTCGTGGGAGCTGATGCGCCGGATCGATTTCTTGATGGTGAACGCGGAACCAACGCTCGGGTACGTGCGACCAGTGGTGCCGAACGCGATCCAGCTCGGCTTCATGCACATACAGCCCCCGAAGGCGCTGCCGGCGGATCTGCAGACCTATCTGGACCGGTCGGTGCATGGGGTGGTGTACTTCAGCCTGGGGACGCTCATTAGAAGCGATTCGCTCAATCAGCACAATCTCAACCTGTTCCTGGAGGTGTTTAAATCGCTCAAGTACGATGTGCTGTGGAAGCATGATGGAGACCTAGACCTGAACGGCACGACCAACATTCGGATGGAGCGTTGGTTACCGCAGCAGGATCTTTTAG CCCATCCGAAGGTGCGCGTGTTTGTGATGCAGGGCGGCCAGCAATCGATGGAGGAAGCGATCGACCGACATGTTCCGCTGGTCGTGATACCGTTCAACTTTGATCAGTTTGGCAACGCGGACAAGGTGACCGAGCGGGGCATCGGCCGCTCGGTGTGGATGGAGCGGCTCACGGTGGAATCGCTCCGTGAGTGCATTCTCGACGTGGCCAGCAACAAGCG GTATAAGCGCAACGTGGCCCGGCTGGGACGCTTGGTGCGCGATCAACCGATGCGCCCGGTCGAGAAAGCGGTCTGGTGGACGGAGTACGTCATCCGGCACGGCGGTGCCGATCACTATCGCTATCCTGCCGCTCACATGTCCTTCCTGGTGTACCACTACTACGACGTGGTCGGGGCGGCGGTGCTGCTGGCCATCGCACTCCTGGCCGCACTGCACTATCTGGCCGGGCGGCTGTTCCGGTGGTTCGTTGGCGCGATCGTGTCATCGTTCGATCGGCCGCACGCGGTCGGTAAGATGCTGAAAGAAAAGGCACTGTGA